The sequence GCGGCGGAAGGCGTACTGAGCGGTGCGCTCGGCAACCTGATGGCGGTGGCGGAGAACTATCCCGAACTAAAAGCCAATCAGGGGTTTCTGAGCCTTCAAAGCGAACTCGCCGATCTGGAGAACAAGATCGCCGCCGCGCGCCGGTTCATGAACAACGCGGTCGCGGAATATAACTCTTCCATCCAGCAGATTCCCGCGGTGTTCATCGCGGGCCCGTTGGGCTTCACGGCAGCAGAGATGTTTACGCTTGACCCAGCCGAACGCGATGCGACCAAAACCGCGCCGGCAGTGAAATTCAGCTAGTGGCTCTGCTCGGCCTTACCACCTATCGCCAGAACAACAACATCAAGTCGATGGTGTTGCTGGCGATGTTTCCGGTGCTGCTGCTGTCGCTACTGGGCTTCATCTTTTTCTTCGTCGGCGAGTTCAGCAACACGCGTTATGCGTTCTACGACTTCAATCTGGAGCCGGTGCTGGGCACCGGCGATCCGC comes from Pirellulales bacterium and encodes:
- a CDS encoding LemA family protein; this translates as MIIALVVLGLIALFVMFTYNRLVSLRQAWKRAFADIDVQLKQRQDLVPNLVETVKGYATHENAVFTAVTQARASAMKANTVGEKSAAEGVLSGALGNLMAVAENYPELKANQGFLSLQSELADLENKIAAARRFMNNAVAEYNSSIQQIPAVFIAGPLGFTAAEMFTLDPAERDATKTAPAVKFS